The Centroberyx gerrardi isolate f3 chromosome 24, fCenGer3.hap1.cur.20231027, whole genome shotgun sequence genome includes a region encoding these proteins:
- the pthlha gene encoding parathyroid hormone-like hormone a — translation MFCSRRVLQQWCFALFLLCSPVPHYGRPIDALSNRMKRSVTHAQLMHDKGRTLQDFKRRMWLQELLDEVHTAEIRELPVRTGGSSGAGVGLPGVGMTINLSTTGSTLHSKPPGGTKNLPISFRLEEEEGTNLPQETNKSQTYKDGVLKASGKKKKKGRSGKRREGEKRKRRARSLGWRLEDEPGSGFHLEWRPLLGLQGALH, via the exons ATGTTCTGCTCTAGAAGAGTACTACAACAGTGGTGCTTTGCTCTGTTCTTACTGTGCTCTCCAGTGCCACACTATGGGAGACCAATTGATGCCCTGAGCAACAGAAT GAAACGCTCTGTGACCCATGCTCAGCTGATGCACGACAAAGGCCGGACGCTGCAGGACTTCAAGCGTCGCATGTGGCTGCAGGAGTTGCTGGACGAGGTCCATACAGCCGAGATCCGGGAGCTTCCCGTCCGGACCGGGGGCAGCAGCGGAGCCGGGGTGGGCCTCCCAGGGGTGGGCATGACCATCAACCTGAGCACCACCGGCAGCACCCTCCACTCTAAACCCCCAGGAGGAACTAAGAACCTCCCTATCAGCTTccgactggaggaggaggagggcaccAACCTACCCCAGGAGACCAACAAGTCGCAGACGTACAAAGACGGGGTGCTTAAGGCCTctggcaagaagaagaagaaagggaggtcCGGCAAGAGGCGAGAGGGCGAGAAAAGGAAGCGGCGGGCACGCTCGTTGGGATGGCGGCTGGAAGACGAGCCTGGAAGTGGCTTCCACCTGGAGTGGCGGCCTCTCCTCGGCCTACAGGGGGCGCttcactaa